Proteins from a single region of Pseudomonadota bacterium:
- a CDS encoding HAMP domain-containing sensor histidine kinase: MANNRFQRIIHSVFTKILLTLLVAGISINLIAAVFFIHGARESLKGAWQHNIDQYLEYIIKDLGTPPSMERAKNIVKQAALQIRYESPDLTWTTSNEIPTSSMLHLKTDQKNHFIRMPFKEGKYIIALSRGSDTYIFSFHPHPPLEKRRIVFIILLVFILTIVVLIAYLIIRRILRPVKYLSEGVRQVASGHLDHRVPTSCTMEFGQLAEAFNDMTLRIQNMLHAKDQLLLDVSHELRSPLTRMKVALELMPDGQTKENVIDDIREMEIMISEILEAARLRNTTESLQIESIPVKNFLSEICEIHSNKQPGIRIGDIPDNACIHGDPMLVKIVFNNIISNAVKYSSPDGEPVKLSWKEDPQYAIVEIQDRGVGIPETELPYIFEPFYRVDKSRSKHTGGYGLGLSLCKTIMESHQGKIEVESAPGTGTIVSLFFPLINNSA; this comes from the coding sequence ATGGCAAATAACAGATTCCAGCGGATTATCCATTCGGTTTTTACAAAAATACTTCTTACTCTTCTGGTTGCCGGGATCAGCATAAATCTAATAGCAGCTGTATTTTTTATTCATGGCGCAAGAGAATCTCTGAAAGGTGCCTGGCAACATAATATCGATCAGTATCTTGAATATATAATTAAAGACCTGGGAACACCGCCGAGTATGGAAAGAGCAAAAAATATCGTCAAGCAAGCTGCATTGCAGATACGCTACGAAAGTCCGGACCTGACCTGGACAACATCGAATGAAATCCCCACGAGTAGTATGCTCCATTTAAAAACAGATCAGAAGAACCACTTTATAAGAATGCCTTTCAAAGAGGGAAAGTATATTATCGCCCTGTCTCGAGGCTCCGACACATATATCTTCAGTTTTCATCCCCATCCGCCGCTTGAGAAAAGGAGGATAGTTTTTATAATCTTGCTGGTCTTTATTCTGACGATTGTTGTTCTGATTGCTTACCTTATAATCAGGCGCATACTGAGACCTGTAAAATATCTTTCCGAAGGAGTCCGGCAAGTCGCCAGCGGTCATCTTGACCATCGGGTGCCCACAAGCTGTACGATGGAGTTCGGTCAGCTTGCAGAAGCTTTTAACGATATGACGCTTCGGATACAAAACATGCTTCATGCCAAAGATCAGCTTCTTCTTGATGTTAGTCATGAATTGCGGTCTCCTTTAACGCGCATGAAAGTTGCCCTTGAATTAATGCCTGACGGGCAGACGAAAGAGAATGTCATTGACGACATACGGGAGATGGAAATAATGATCTCTGAAATACTGGAAGCTGCACGTCTGAGGAACACAACAGAGAGCCTGCAGATCGAATCAATACCCGTAAAAAATTTCCTTAGTGAAATCTGTGAAATCCATTCGAATAAACAGCCGGGCATCAGGATCGGTGATATTCCTGACAATGCTTGCATCCACGGCGACCCCATGCTCGTGAAAATTGTTTTCAATAATATTATCAGTAATGCCGTCAAATATTCCTCTCCTGACGGGGAGCCTGTAAAACTCTCGTGGAAGGAAGATCCTCAATATGCAATTGTTGAAATTCAAGACCGGGGTGTCGGTATTCCGGAAACAGAACTGCCCTATATCTTCGAACCTTTCTATCGGGTGGACAAGTCGCGATCCAAACATACCGGGGGATATGGATTGGGTTTGAGCCTTTGCAAGACAATTATGGAATCACATCAAGGGAAGATAGAAGTCGAAAGTGCTCCGGGAACCGGCACAATTGTCTCCCTCTTTTTCCCCTTGATAAATAATAGCGCCTGA